In Stanieria sp. NIES-3757, the DNA window AAGCGATCAAAACTATAGAATAAAAGTTCTTTGTAAAGAAAATAGACAACGGAAATTACAATTATAGCAATAATTAAAGTATCAATTACCTCGCTAGAAGTAACACCTAAAATATTGCCGAATAAAAAATGATTGAGGTCGATTTTATTATCTTTTTGAATCACTGTGATTAAAGTGATACCAAGAGCAAAAAATGCCGAGAAAACTATTCCCATTGCGGTATCTTCTTTAAGATTGGATCGCGTGCGAATAATATTAATACAAATAGTACTGACTATCCCGGCAATAAATGCACCGATAAAAATATTAAATCCAACTAAATATGCGATCGCTAAACCAGGCAAAACAGAATGACTGATAGCATCTCCCAGTAATGCCAGTCTTTGCACCATTAAATAACTACCAACAACCGCACAGATAATCCCGACAATAATCGCCACGACAAGCGATCGTTGCATAAAGCTATATTGTAATGGTTCGAGTAAAGTTTCTAACATTGGTAT includes these proteins:
- a CDS encoding ABC-3 protein, whose product is MLETLLEPLQYSFMQRSLVVAIIVGIICAVVGSYLMVQRLALLGDAISHSVLPGLAIAYLVGFNIFIGAFIAGIVSTICINIIRTRSNLKEDTAMGIVFSAFFALGITLITVIQKDNKIDLNHFLFGNILGVTSSEVIDTLIIAIIVISVVYFLYKELLFYSFDRLGAQAVGLPVHLLDLGLMILIGLTIVASLKAVGVILVLALLITPAATAYLLVNRLHQVMFLGVAIAVTSSITGMYLSYFFNLPSGPAIVLVASGIFILALLFSPTQGILTNPTSNNQQSALIKEIKKIFQSHH